A portion of the Homo sapiens chromosome X genomic patch of type NOVEL, GRCh38.p14 PATCHES HSCHRX_1_CTG14 genome contains these proteins:
- the CSAG3 gene encoding chondrosarcoma-associated gene 2/3 protein isoform b (isoform b is encoded by transcript variant 2) has protein sequence MWMGLIQLVEGVKRKDQGFLEKEFYHKTNIKMRCEFLACWPAFTVLGEAWRDQVDWSRLLRDAGLVKMSRKPRASSPLSNNHPPTPKRFPRQPGREKGPIKEVPGTKGSP, from the exons atgtggatgggcctcatccaattAGTTGAAGGTGTTAAGAGAAAAGACCAAGGTTTCCTGGAAAAGGAATTCTACCACAAGACTAACATAAAAATGCGCTGTGAGTTTCTAGCCTGCTGGCCTGCCTTCACTGTCCTGGGGGAGGCTTGGAGAGACCAGGTGGACTGGAGTAGACTGTTGAGAGACGCTGGTCTGGTGAAGATGTCCAGGAAACCACGAGCCTCCAGCCCATTGTCCAACAACCACCCACCAACACCAAAGAG GTTCCCAAGACAACCCGGAAGGGAAAAGGGACCCATCAAGGAAGTTCCAGGAACAAAAGGCTCTCCCTAA
- the CSAG3 gene encoding chondrosarcoma-associated gene 2/3 protein isoform a (isoform a is encoded by transcript variant 1), giving the protein MWMGLIQLVEGVKRKDQGFLEKEFYHKTNIKMRCEFLACWPAFTVLGEAWRDQVDWSRLLRDAGLVKMSRKPRASSPLSNNHPPTPKRRGSGRHPLNPGPEALSKFPRQPGREKGPIKEVPGTKGSP; this is encoded by the exons atgtggatgggcctcatccaattAGTTGAAGGTGTTAAGAGAAAAGACCAAGGTTTCCTGGAAAAGGAATTCTACCACAAGACTAACATAAAAATGCGCTGTGAGTTTCTAGCCTGCTGGCCTGCCTTCACTGTCCTGGGGGAGGCTTGGAGAGACCAGGTGGACTGGAGTAGACTGTTGAGAGACGCTGGTCTGGTGAAGATGTCCAGGAAACCACGAGCCTCCAGCCCATTGTCCAACAACCACCCACCAACACCAAAGAGGCGAGGAAGTGGAAGGCATCCTCTCAACCCTGGCCCAGAAGCCCTATCAAA GTTCCCAAGACAACCCGGAAGGGAAAAGGGACCCATCAAGGAAGTTCCAGGAACAAAAGGCTCTCCCTAA